ATCGCCCAGGACGGCAAGGGCTACGCCAGCGGCGTGCAGCTCGGCGAGGGATCGTTCTTCGGCCGCCGTGCCGGCCGGCACGCCGCCCGGACCGCCCGGCGACAGCCGGCCTAGACGGTCGCGGGTTCGCTGCCCTGCACCCGGCTGAGCCGCCACTCGCCGTCGCCGAGCAGCTCGAGCTGGTGGGTGTGATGCTGCTCGACGGTGCTGCGGTGGCTGACGCTGACCAGGACGGTGTCCGGGAGCTCGGTGCGCACCAGGTTGTAGAGCAGATACTCCAGCCCCTCGTCGAGCGCGGAGGTGGACTCGTCGAGGAACACCGCCTTCGGCTTGGTGAGCAGGATGCGGGCGAACGCGATGCGCTGCTGTTCGCCGGGGGAGAGCACCTTGGCCCAGTCCTGCACCTCGTCGAGCCGGTCGACAAGATGCGCCAGCGCCACCTTGCGCAGGGTGTCCCGCAGGGTCTCGTCATCGATGGAGCCCTCGGTGTTCGGGTAGCTGACCACCGCCCGCAGATCACCCAGCGGCACGTACGGCAGCTGTGACAGGAACATCGTCTCGTTCGGGCCGCACGGCCGGGTGAGGGTGCCCGAGGTGTACGGCCACAGCTCGGCGAGGCTGCGCAGCAGCGTGGTCTTGCCGACCCCGGACTCGCCGGTGATCACCAGCGACTCGCCCGACTCCAGCCGCAGATCCAGGCCGTCGAGCAGCTGTTTGCCGTCGGGGGTGCGGACCTCGATGTCGTCGAGCTGCACCGAGCCGTCGAAGCACGCCGCGGTGGTGATCTCCGGCAGCTCGCGGCCCTTCTCGTTGGCGGTGACCAGACCGTCGAGACGGATGATCGCCGCCCGGTACCCGGCGAACAGGTCGTAGGCGTTGCGGAACCACGACAACCCGGTCTGGATCTCGCCGAACGCCGTCGCCGACTGGTTGAGCACACCGAGGGTGATCTCGCCGGAGGCGAACCGCGGGAACTGGATCAGATAGGGCAGCGGCACGATCAGCTGGCTCATCGACCAGTTCCAGCCGTTGAACCGCAGCGAGCGGTTCACGTAGCGGCGGTAGTTGGTGACGATCGGCGCGAACAGCCTGCGCAGCCCGGTGCGTTCGGCGAGCTCACCCCGGTAGAACGCCACCGCCTCGGACGCGTCGCGCAGCCGCACCAACGCGTACCGGAAGGCCGCGTTGTACTTCTCGTTGAGGAACGACAGCCCGATGATCGGCCGGCCGATCCAGAACGCGACGATCGACGCCAGCAGCACGAACACGATGCCGATCCAGAACATCGCGCGGGGCAGCTCGATCCCGATCAGCGGCAGCGTCAGCGGCCCGGAGATCTCCCACAGGATCACGGTGAACGACAGCATCGACGCGACCGCGTTGATCGCCCCGAACAACAGGGTGCGCTGCGAGTCGAAGTACGGGACGTTGGGCAGCGGGCCGTTGTTGGCGGTGAAGATGTCGATGTCGCCCTGGATGCGCTGGTCCGGGTTGTCGATGGAGCTGTCGATGAACCGCGCCCGGTAGTAGGCCTTGCCGTCGAGCCAGTCCCCGGTCAGGTAATCGGTCAGCCAGGTCCGCCAGCGCAGGCA
The window above is part of the Mycolicibacterium hassiacum DSM 44199 genome. Proteins encoded here:
- a CDS encoding ABC transporter ATP-binding protein/permease, whose protein sequence is MFAPSLDWGAELWLSLKWIAVGWAIAAVATLAVATFLRYFTSWGRQFWRISGNYFKGPASVPVWAMLALVLLLVIAGVRLQVLFSFQGRDMLTSIQVVGSGLTSGNQEIRQSGIDGFWFSIKVFCILATLHISRLLFDMYLIQRFCLRWRTWLTDYLTGDWLDGKAYYRARFIDSSIDNPDQRIQGDIDIFTANNGPLPNVPYFDSQRTLLFGAINAVASMLSFTVILWEISGPLTLPLIGIELPRAMFWIGIVFVLLASIVAFWIGRPIIGLSFLNEKYNAAFRYALVRLRDASEAVAFYRGELAERTGLRRLFAPIVTNYRRYVNRSLRFNGWNWSMSQLIVPLPYLIQFPRFASGEITLGVLNQSATAFGEIQTGLSWFRNAYDLFAGYRAAIIRLDGLVTANEKGRELPEITTAACFDGSVQLDDIEVRTPDGKQLLDGLDLRLESGESLVITGESGVGKTTLLRSLAELWPYTSGTLTRPCGPNETMFLSQLPYVPLGDLRAVVSYPNTEGSIDDETLRDTLRKVALAHLVDRLDEVQDWAKVLSPGEQQRIAFARILLTKPKAVFLDESTSALDEGLEYLLYNLVRTELPDTVLVSVSHRSTVEQHHTHQLELLGDGEWRLSRVQGSEPATV